In Apium graveolens cultivar Ventura chromosome 10, ASM990537v1, whole genome shotgun sequence, the following are encoded in one genomic region:
- the LOC141690432 gene encoding uncharacterized protein LOC141690432: MTDMGNPQFELGMLFSSGTIFRAAVRKHAIVQQRPIRLKKNLANKIKWICSGGCEWKCYGIKQQRLESIQIKTFLGQHTCNPTWEQKCVNSTWITAEYEDEIRMNPTWPTQAFHSRVVNDLKCKISLAMIYRALKKAKDNILGKHEMEYAKVFAYANEIKKQMPTSTVKIMSEQAEPGVTDMRFKRFYVCLGPLKEGFLDGCRPLIGLDGCHLKGPLDDILLTAVATDPNDGMYPLAWAQVEAENNDSWEWFIRLLKDDLRMENEGSYTFISDRQKGLVNALESQVSAAEHRFCVMHQYKNLWKEHKGIGVRRLLWSAAKSTTDYHHNMNMGALKKLAPRAYEWLAAKPKSQWTRSAFREVCKSDMFFNNNCEVFNHAINKFRDMSIVTMMKSIQITCMERICKRLTRMEQKDTVFCNKPLKKLQRSMEMAARARPSWNGGSKYLVTMTEGGHQIVCDLQNHYMHECHKKEWYLRVYSHILEPLNGEEFWEETNETPILPPLPRIAPGRPKKKGTKLMTLSKQE; encoded by the exons ATGACAGATATGGGTAATCCTCAGTTTGAACTTGGAATGTTATTTAGTAGTGGCACCATTTTCAGAGCAGCAGTTCGAAAGCATGCTATTGTTCAACAAAGGCCTATAAGACTGAAGAAGAATTTGGCAAACAAAATAAAATGGATTTGCAGTGGGGGTTGTGAATGGAAATGCTATGGGATAAAACAACAAAGGTTAGAGTCCATTCAAATCAAAACATTTCTTGGTCAACACACCTGCAATCCAACATGGGAACAAAAGTGTGTTAATTCTACATGGATAACTGCTGAGTATGAGGATGAAATCAGAATGAACCCCACATGGCCAACACAAGCATTTCATTCTAGAGTTGTCAATGACTTAAAGTGTAAAATCTCCTTAGCTATGATTTACAGAGCATTGAAAAAAGCAAAAGACAACATTCTTGGAAAGCATGAAATGGAGTATGCTAAGGTGTTTGCATATGCTAATGAGATAAAGAAACAGATGCCTACCTCAACTGTGAAAATAATGTCTGAGCAAGCTGAACCAGGAGTGACTGATATGAGGTTCAAGAGGTTTTATGTATGCCTTGGCCCCTTGAAAGAAGGATTTCTTGATGGTTGCAGGCCCTTGATAGGTTTAGATGGATGCCATCTAAAAGGTCCCcttgatgatatactactaacAGCAGTTGCAACTGATCCCAATGATGGGATGTATCCCCTTGCTTGGGCACAAGTGGAGGCTGAAAACAATGACTCTTGGGAATGGTTTATTAGGCTGCTGAAAGATGATTTAAGAATGGAGAATGAAGGATCTTATACCTTCATTTCAGATAGGCAGAAAGGCCTTGTCAATGCACTTGAATCCCAAGTATCTGCAGCTGAGCATCGCTTCTGTGTGATGCACCAGTACAAGAATTTATGGAAGGAGCACAAGGGTATTGGTGTGAGAAGGTTATTATGGAGTGCAGCTAAATCCACTACAGATTATCACCACAACATGAATATGGGTGCACTAAAAAAG CTTGCACCAAGGGCATATGAATGGTTGGCTGCTAAGCCAAAGTCCCAATGGACCAGGTCAGCCTTCAGAGAAGTATGCAAAAGTGACATGTTTTTCAATAATAATTGTGAGGTGTTCAACCATGCTATTAACAAGTTCAGAGATATGAGCATAGTGACAATGATGAAGTCAATTCAAATTACTTGCATGGAAAGAATATGTAAAAGGCTCACCAGAATGGAGCAGAAAGATACAGTTTTCTGCAATAAACCTCTTAAAAAGCTACAGAG GTCAATGGAAATGGCTGCTAGGGCAAGACCATCTTGGAATGGTGGGAGTAAATATCTAGTAACTATGACTGAAGGAGGCCATCAAATAGTCTGTGACCTACAAAACC ATTACATGCATGAGTGCCACAAGAAAGAGTGGTATTTGAGAGTGTACAGTCATATACTTGAACCTTTAAATGGAGAAGAATTCTGGGAGGAAACAAATGAGACACCTATATTACCTCCACTGCCAAGAATTGCTCCAGGAAGGCCTAAGAAAAAAGGGACAAAACTAATGACATTATCCAAACAAGAATAA